The following proteins are encoded in a genomic region of Spirosoma sp. SC4-14:
- a CDS encoding acyltransferase — MIQLIRRVLNLIRTSWQAIQNALFYQRIKLFYPNVTLGKNIQLYGRLVWKVAPGAKVVIGDNVVFRSATKHNAIGLYNPVIISVANGASLYIDHDCGFSGTSINVADSITIGPYCNLGGNTCLWDNDFHPLDYQLRRIQLEGFRKASIQIGADAFIGANSIVLKGVTIGERAIIGAGSVVTRSIPADQIWAGNPARFIRNVSAVLPVEAIQPVYSL, encoded by the coding sequence ATGATCCAGTTGATTCGCCGGGTACTCAATCTGATTCGCACCAGTTGGCAGGCCATACAAAATGCACTGTTCTACCAACGTATTAAACTGTTTTATCCGAACGTAACGCTTGGAAAAAACATACAGCTATACGGTCGTCTGGTCTGGAAAGTAGCACCAGGGGCCAAAGTCGTTATTGGCGATAATGTTGTGTTCCGATCGGCAACGAAACACAATGCCATCGGCCTCTATAACCCCGTGATCATTTCGGTTGCCAACGGTGCCAGCCTCTACATCGATCACGACTGTGGGTTTTCGGGAACATCCATCAACGTAGCTGATTCCATCACAATTGGACCGTATTGCAATCTGGGCGGTAATACCTGCCTGTGGGACAACGACTTTCACCCGCTCGACTATCAGTTGCGCCGGATTCAACTGGAAGGATTTCGGAAAGCAAGCATTCAGATTGGGGCCGATGCCTTTATCGGGGCCAACTCCATTGTGCTGAAAGGCGTAACCATTGGCGAGCGCGCCATTATAGGGGCCGGATCGGTGGTGACGCGCAGCATTCCGGCCGATCAGATCTGGGCTGGCAACCCAGCCCGTTTTATCCGGAATGTATCGGCGGTTCTACCGGTCGAAGCCATTCAACCCGTGTACTCACTTTAA
- a CDS encoding glycosyltransferase: MKKGVSVVICCYNSASRLPETLGHLRNQRVPTDLNWEVVLVDNNSSDNTAQAAHQLWDSYLTDIPLRVVNEPNQGLIHARMTGVREARYEYLIFCDDDNWLCNSYITDSYRIMESNDLIGACGGRGAPVFGGEKPTFFDGCVHGYALGPQGRAEGQVIGNTLYGAGLVVRRSVILRVLDSGFQTRLSGRSGKSLSAGDDGELTTLIKILGYQLWYSPYLEFEHYLPEGRLQWSYITRMFRQFGKGNGVLQPYYALAERTNERSWTYHFLRRIYYTLRRLTAPTTIREKYIILLMDATMLTTMVSQRKYFGSTMQDLLRVKENYRALTPQAILNRP, translated from the coding sequence ATGAAAAAAGGCGTTTCGGTTGTCATTTGCTGCTATAACAGCGCTAGCCGGCTGCCAGAAACACTCGGGCATCTGCGCAACCAGCGTGTACCGACCGATCTGAACTGGGAAGTTGTTCTGGTTGATAATAACTCCAGCGATAACACGGCTCAGGCAGCTCACCAATTGTGGGATTCGTATCTGACCGATATTCCGCTTCGGGTAGTTAACGAACCCAACCAGGGCCTCATCCATGCACGCATGACCGGCGTTCGGGAAGCACGGTATGAATACCTGATCTTCTGCGACGACGACAACTGGCTCTGCAACAGCTACATTACCGACAGCTACCGGATCATGGAATCGAATGACCTGATTGGGGCCTGCGGAGGTAGGGGTGCACCCGTTTTTGGTGGCGAAAAACCGACCTTCTTCGACGGTTGTGTCCACGGCTATGCACTTGGCCCACAAGGACGCGCCGAAGGCCAGGTCATTGGCAATACTCTCTATGGGGCCGGTCTGGTTGTCCGTCGGTCGGTTATTCTGCGCGTCCTGGATTCGGGCTTCCAGACCCGGCTCAGTGGCCGATCGGGCAAATCGTTGTCGGCTGGCGACGATGGCGAACTGACGACGCTGATCAAAATTCTGGGTTATCAACTGTGGTATAGCCCTTATCTGGAATTCGAGCATTACCTGCCCGAAGGTCGCCTTCAGTGGTCGTATATCACCCGGATGTTTCGGCAGTTTGGCAAAGGCAACGGAGTGCTCCAGCCCTACTATGCCCTGGCCGAACGGACCAACGAACGAAGCTGGACGTATCATTTTCTGCGCCGGATTTACTACACACTGCGTCGCCTGACCGCTCCCACAACCATTCGGGAGAAATACATTATTCTGCTGATGGATGCTACCATGCTGACAACCATGGTTTCGCAGCGAAAGTATTTCGGATCTACCATGCAGGACTTGCTCCGGGTAAAAGAGAATTACAGAGCACTGACCCCACAAGCTATTCTGAACAGACCATGA
- a CDS encoding flippase has translation MIKSIQRKVKNGLAQRLDINNAETATILKNIGWLLQGKLINYILIFAVGIYTINRLGPERYGVFTYCYALSSFFTTLVGFGLREIVIRELAKNNDNRQIIVGTAAGLMAGLSLIAYVLVIGVVYLLRPGDDFSHQLVALLGVSILVVPLTVFSFYFDAQLQSKKAVGATNMGSLSTSAAKITVATLSKNLFLYGLATLTESVVTAISLLYLAVKEQLVNGLRFDRNFARLLLRDSWPLAVSNMAIWLYMRVDQILVRDMAGDFESGIYATANRFVDAVYFIPVIIQSSFLPKIVKAHQNSQEDFLKTLAHVHRIMIGVAYVLIAGFVLFIKPFIVFFLGNRFEASADVSLLLIITLLFVAIGVARNAYVYTLNLSHLFLRITLIGSVINIGLNFLLIPRYGAYGAAVAVLITQIYVTVLSSFFHKPLRPSGKIALRALLLQG, from the coding sequence ATGATTAAGAGCATCCAGCGAAAAGTCAAAAATGGTCTGGCCCAGCGTCTGGACATCAACAACGCGGAAACCGCCACGATTTTGAAAAATATCGGCTGGCTGCTTCAGGGTAAGCTTATTAACTATATCCTGATTTTTGCCGTCGGTATTTACACAATCAATCGACTGGGTCCCGAACGCTACGGAGTCTTTACCTATTGCTACGCGCTTTCGTCCTTCTTTACAACTTTAGTAGGCTTTGGCCTGCGGGAAATTGTTATTCGGGAACTGGCCAAAAACAACGACAACCGACAAATCATTGTCGGAACAGCCGCTGGTCTTATGGCCGGACTCAGTCTGATTGCTTATGTGCTTGTTATTGGGGTCGTGTATTTACTACGCCCTGGCGACGATTTTTCGCATCAGTTAGTAGCCTTGCTGGGAGTATCGATTCTGGTGGTGCCGCTCACGGTTTTCTCGTTTTATTTCGATGCGCAGCTACAATCGAAAAAGGCAGTTGGTGCAACCAACATGGGGTCTTTATCGACCAGCGCGGCCAAAATTACGGTAGCTACCTTATCCAAAAACCTGTTTCTGTATGGGTTGGCTACCCTGACCGAAAGTGTGGTTACGGCCATAAGCCTGCTCTACCTTGCCGTTAAGGAGCAGTTAGTGAACGGGTTGCGTTTCGACCGCAATTTTGCCCGGTTGCTCCTGCGCGATAGCTGGCCACTGGCCGTATCGAACATGGCCATCTGGCTCTATATGCGGGTCGATCAGATTCTGGTTCGCGACATGGCCGGTGATTTTGAGAGCGGTATCTATGCCACCGCCAACCGGTTTGTCGATGCAGTTTATTTCATTCCGGTCATCATCCAGTCGTCGTTTCTGCCAAAAATTGTGAAGGCGCATCAGAACAGTCAGGAAGATTTCCTGAAAACGCTGGCGCACGTACATCGGATTATGATTGGTGTAGCCTATGTGCTGATTGCGGGGTTTGTGCTGTTTATCAAACCATTCATCGTGTTTTTTCTCGGAAACCGCTTCGAAGCCAGCGCCGATGTGAGTCTGTTGCTCATTATCACCCTGCTGTTTGTTGCTATTGGAGTTGCGCGCAATGCTTATGTGTATACGCTCAATCTCTCGCATCTGTTTCTGCGCATCACCCTCATTGGTTCGGTCATCAATATTGGCCTCAACTTTCTGCTTATTCCACGATACGGGGCTTATGGTGCGGCAGTCGCTGTGCTGATTACGCAGATATACGTAACTGTGCTGAGCAGTTTTTTCCATAAACCACTGCGTCCCAGCGGCAAGATTGCCCTTCGGGCGCTGCTACTGCAAGGCTAA
- a CDS encoding sugar transferase, whose product MLDLSLSSLNDPAIINESLPAGKNVTIKSSRRYKWGKRLFDILVASLVTITLLIWLVPIIGLLIRITSPGPILFMQLRTGRNGRPFRCLKFRTMSYERNAQFRQASKNDHRVTRIGRFLRKSNLDELPQVFNVLLGHMSIVGPRPHPIQLDAQHWKTLPGYPGRYAVKPGITGLAQSRGCRGETAKIIDMQHRVKYDHFYICKQSLPLDLKICFWTAHKMIKGDEKAH is encoded by the coding sequence ATGCTTGATCTTTCTTTGTCGTCACTCAATGATCCGGCAATTATCAATGAATCGTTACCAGCGGGAAAGAATGTTACAATCAAATCAAGCCGCAGATACAAATGGGGAAAACGCCTGTTCGACATTCTTGTTGCGAGTCTGGTTACAATTACCCTGCTTATCTGGCTGGTTCCCATTATCGGTTTATTGATCCGAATCACGTCGCCGGGTCCTATCCTGTTCATGCAATTGCGCACCGGGCGAAACGGTCGGCCATTTCGCTGTCTGAAGTTCAGAACCATGTCGTACGAACGCAATGCCCAGTTTCGACAAGCCAGTAAAAACGATCATCGGGTAACGCGCATTGGTCGTTTTCTGCGTAAGTCGAATCTCGACGAGTTGCCGCAGGTGTTCAACGTGCTGCTGGGCCATATGAGTATTGTGGGGCCGCGACCTCACCCCATTCAGCTCGACGCCCAGCACTGGAAAACCTTACCGGGGTATCCGGGCCGTTATGCCGTAAAACCCGGCATAACGGGGCTGGCCCAGTCGCGCGGTTGCCGGGGCGAAACCGCAAAAATTATCGATATGCAGCATCGGGTGAAATACGATCACTTCTACATCTGCAAACAGTCTTTACCGCTGGATCTGAAAATCTGTTTCTGGACGGCTCACAAAATGATTAAAGGCGACGAAAAGGCGCACTGA